The Musa acuminata AAA Group cultivar baxijiao chromosome BXJ2-2, Cavendish_Baxijiao_AAA, whole genome shotgun sequence genome has a segment encoding these proteins:
- the LOC135585681 gene encoding importin beta-like SAD2 encodes MDPASLPVVLRLALSHIPEERMAAEDSLSKLQCTPQHLVSLRHIITDGAGDMAVRQVASIYFKNFVAKNWSPHEAGEPPMIPENDKMMIRYIILDSVAQVPPLLRVQLVECMKTITQDDYPEQWPGLLHWIKLNLQDRQEFAALYVLRVFSRKYKLKSDEEQTPLHLIVDETFPLILNKFTKLVQIVNPTIEVADLIKLICKIFWSSIYLEIPQKLLDPNIFSEWMFLFLNLLERPVPLEGQPSNLDLRKSWGWWKVKKWTIQILNHLYTRSGDVKLMKKLENNEFAQMFQESYAGKILECHLQSLNVIRAGGYLPDRVINLVLQYINSSISKNSMYHQLLEPKLDIVLSEIVFPLMCFNDNDHKLWTEDPHEYVRKGYDIDLYSPRTAAMDFVNELVRKHGKGNLQKFIPFIMEIFRRYDEAPVELKPYRQKDGALLAIGAVCDELMQSESYKSGLESMLVLHVLPEFSSPVGHLRAKAAWVAGKYAHINFSDQKNFREIFHHVISGMRDPDLPVRVNSVFALRPFIEACQDLNEIRPFIPQLLDEFFKLVNEVENEDLAVTLETIVNKFGVEIVPYANSLCQNLAAAFWKCLGTTKASEEADDSGALAAARCLDSISTILESINGLPHIFVQIEPILLPIMQRMLTADGQDVFEEVLKIVSHMTFYAPTVSLDMWGLWPLIIEALGDWALDFFENILVPLDNYISRSTAHFLSCKDPDYQQSLWEVLSKIMSHSNMEDSDIEPAPKLIEVVFQNCKGQVDHWVEPYLNITIGRLRRAKKPYLKCLLMLVIADSLYYNASLTLGILHKLGVATDIFNLWFQMLQEVKMNGTLANFRRQHDKKVFCLGLTSLVGLPADQLPGEALAHVVTATLKLLDSYKNQIRAEEQIAAVHGINDFDSVEEDMDEEDFDKEVGDADEDWDKAYSLKLKKLAAEVEGYQSVDEDDETDDDYSEDEYIESPIDEVDPFIYFVETVEAVRGSDPARYQSLMRTLDFDYGTLTRGIYQYAEQRRLEIKIEEEAAFGECQRRRG; translated from the exons CTACAGTGTACACCACAGCATTTGGTGAGCTTACGACATATCATAACAGATGGTGCTGGTGATATGGCTGTGCGTCAAGTGGCCAGCATTTATTTCAAAAACTTTGTGGCTAAAAACTGGTCACCTCATGAAGCTG GGGAGCCTCCAATGATACCAGAGAATGATAAGATGATGATCCGATATATTATCCTTGATTCTGTTGCTCAAGTTCCTCCTTTGTTGAG AGTACAACTTGTAGAATGTATGAAAACTATCACCCAAGATGATTATCCAGAACAGTGGCCAGGTCTTCTTCACTGGATTAAGTTAAACTTACAAGATCGGCAAGAATTTGCAGCTTTATATGTATTGAGGGTTTTTTCTCGGAAATACAA GTTAAAGTCTGATGAGGAACAAACACCACTTCATCTCATTGTTGATGAGACATTTCCTCTTATATTGAACAAATTTACCAAACTTGTTCAGATTGTTAACCCCACAATTGAAGTAGCTGATCTTATCAAGCTCATATGCAAAATATTCTGGTCATCTATATAC TTGGAGATCCCACAAAAGCTACTTGATCCAAATATATTCAGTGAATGGATGTTCCTATTCTTGAATCTACTGGAGAGACCTGTTCCTTTAGAAGGTCAACCGTCTAATCTTGATCTCAGAAAATCTTGGGGTTGGTGGAAAGTCAAGAAGTGGACAATTCAGATATTAAATCATTTGTATACTAG GTCTGGAGATGTGAAGCTTATGAAGAAGCTAGAGAacaatgagtttgctcaaatgtttCAAGAGAGTTATGCTGGCAAGATTTTGGAATGCCACCTACAGTCACTCAATGTTATTCGTGCAGGTGGTTATCTTCCTGATAGGGTTATCAACCTTGTGCTTCAATATATCAACAGCAG TATTTCAAAGAATAGTATGTATCATCAATTATTGGAGCCAAAGCTTGACATTGTCCTTTCTGAGATCGTCTTTCCTCTGATGTGTTTCAATGACAATGATCATAAGTTATGGACTGAAGATCCACATGAATATGTCAGAAAGGGCTACG ATATAGACCTATACAGTCCTCGAACTGCAGCCATGGATTTTGTGAATGAATTGGTAAGGAAGCATGGGAAAGGGAACTTACAGAAGTTTATTCCATTCATCATGGAGATTTTCAGGAG ATATGATGAGGCACCCGTCGAGCTTAAACCATATCGTCAAAAAGACGGTGCTCTTCTGGCTATTGGAGCAGTGTGTGATGAACTTATGCAGTCTGAATCTTATAAGTCAGGGCTTGAATCCATGTTAGTGCTGCATGTTCTTCCTGAGTTCTCAAGTCCTGTTGGCCACCTCAGAGCAAAG GCAGCATGGGTTGCTGGAAAATATGCACACATCAACTTCTCTGACCAGAAAAATTTTCGGGAAATCTTTCACCACGTTATTTCTGGAATGCGGGATCCAGATCTTCCTGTGCGCGTCAATTCAGTCTTTGCTTTACGGCCTTTCATTGAAGCTTGCCAAG ATCTAAATGAAATCCGACCATTTATTCCTCAATTACTTGATG AGTTCTTCAAACTTGTGAATGAGGTTGAGAATGAGGACCTTGCCGTCACTCTTGAGACCATAGTGAACAAGTTTGGTGTAGAAATTGTTCCATATGCTAACAGCTTGTGCCAGAATTTG GCTGCTGCATTTTGGAAGTGCCTGGGTACCACCAAAGCATCTGAAGAAGCTGATGATTCAGGTGCTTTAGCTGCTGCCCGTTGTTTGGATTCCATAAGCACAATCCTTGAATCCATTAACGGGCTTCCCCATATTTTTGTTCAAATAGAGCCCATTTTACTACCTATAATGCAGAGAATGCTGACCGCAGATGGTCAAG ATGTTTTTGAAGAAGTATTGAAAATTGTTTCCCATATGACATTTTATGCGCCAACAGTCTCATTGGATATGTGGGGTCTTTGGCCTTTAATTATAGAAGCACTTGGAGACTGGGCTTTAGATTTCTTTGAGA ATATACTGGTTCCCTTGGACAACTACATATCCAGGAGTACTGCTCATTTCCTAAGTTGCAAAGATCCAGACTACCAGCAAAGCCTGTGGGAAGTACTTTCAAAA ATCATGTCACATAGTAACATGGAAGACAGTGATATTGAGCCTGCTCCTAAGCTGATTGAAGTAGTATTCCAAAATTGTAAAGGGCAAGTAGATCACTGGGTTGAGCCTTATTTGAACATTACCATTGGTCGATTGCGTAGAGCAAAGAAGCCATAtttaaaatgtctcttgatgctaGTG ATTGCtgattctctttactataatgcaTCTTTGACTCTTGGAATATTACATAAGCTCGGGGTTGCTACAGATATTTTCAATCTCTGGTTCCAGATGCTTCAAGAAGTAAAAATGAATGGCACACTTGCAAACTTTAGAAG GCAACATGATAAAAAGGTCTTCTGCTTGGGATTAACTTCACTTGTTGGCCTGCCTGCGGACCAATTGCCTGGTGAAGCATTAGCACACGTCGTTACAGCAACACTCAAGCTTCTAGATTCCTATAAGAATCAAATTAGAG CTGAGGAGCAAATTGCTGCTGTTCATGGTAtaaatgactttgactctgttgAGGAAGATATGGATGAAGAAGATTTTGACAAAGAagttggagatgctgatgaagatTGGGATAAAGCGTACAGTCTAAAGCTTAAGAAATTGGCAGCGGAG GTGGAAGGATATCAGTCAGTTGATGAGGATGATGAGACTGACGATGATTACAGTGAGGATGAATACATAGAGTCACCAATTGATGAAGTTGACCCTTTCATTTACTTTGTTGAAACTGTGGAAG CTGTGCGAGGTTCGGATCCTGCTAGGTATCAGAGCCTGATGCGGACCTTGGACTTCGACTATGGCACACTCACAAGAGGAATTTATCAATATGCTGAGCAGAGGAGACTAGAAATTAAGATAGAGGAGGAGGCAGCATTTGGTGAATGTCAGCGTAGAAGAGGTTGA